Proteins encoded by one window of Rutidosis leptorrhynchoides isolate AG116_Rl617_1_P2 chromosome 7, CSIRO_AGI_Rlap_v1, whole genome shotgun sequence:
- the LOC139859862 gene encoding secreted RxLR effector protein 161-like has protein sequence MYAMLCTRPDVSYALSMTSRYQQNPGESHWMAVKNILKYLRRTKDMFLIYGGVEEDLTVKCYTDASFQTDRDDSRSQSGYVFILNGGAITWKSSKQKVVAQSTTEAEYIAA, from the coding sequence atgtatgccatgttatgcacAAGACCAGACGTATCGTATGCTTTGAGCATGACGAGTAGATACCAACAAAATCCGGGTGAAAGCCACTGGATGGCTGTCAAGAACATCCTAAAGTACTTGAGaaggactaaagatatgttcttaattTATGGTGGTGTGGAAGAAGATCTTACTGTAAAGTGCTAcacagatgctagtttccaaactgatagaGATGATTCACGATCACAATCTGGATATGTCTTTATCTTGAATGGAGGAGCTATAACTTGGAAAAGTTCTAAGCAGAAAGTAGTTGCACAATCTACTAcagaagctgaatacattgctgcataG
- the LOC139859863 gene encoding uncharacterized protein, whose translation MSPNATTPVHHLSLRSVLEKEKLNDTNFLDWYRNLRIVLKVEKKSYILDGPVPEEPPTNATKSIRDACTKHMDDSTELKEMFQQQARQQRFETVRALHACKMTEGTSRLGSSIGPELAIDLIPNSLPKSYDQFVLNYNMSNLEKSISELHLMLKTAEKNIPSKTSKVLMIREGKIKKPQAKGKGKGKPKSQGNYKGKKFIPKDSVKKKEKPAKDATCFHCGEIGHWKRNCPTYLAELKKTKASNASTSGIYMIELFVFSSNSWVFDTGCGTHICNNVQGLRKIKKLKPGDLVLHVGNGAHVAVVAIGTYELLLPNDMKMTKAPFSSSGERAKDLLGLIHFDAFETFKVFQNEVQNQLGKTIKVLRSDRGELEEIQESQNITPEVGTSYQQIVEEPEQLVAQEPEVTQDIRRSSRPRHSPQRYDDIFLVDESEPTNYKDATLDPEFKKWNEAMNEEMQSMYDNEVWDLVDLPPDSKAVGSKWIFKKKTYMDGNVHTFKARLVAKGFTQTHGVDYDETFSPVAMLKSIRILIAIAAYYDYEIWQMDVKTPFLNGYLSEDVYMEQPEGFVNPKYPNKVCKLKRAIYRLKQASRSWNLRFDEKIKEFDFIQNEDDICVYKRASGSIVVFLILYVDDILLIGNDIPTLQKVKSWLGKCFQMKDLGDAAYILGIKIHRDRSKRLIGLSQSAYIEKILK comes from the exons atgtcaCCCAATGCAACTACACCCGTTCACCACCTTTCTCTAAGATCTGTCTTAGAGAAGGAAAAACTCAATGATACGAACTTCTTAGACTGGTATCGTAatttgagaattgttctcaaagtcGAAAAGAAGTCGTATATACTTGATGGACCCGTTCCCGAGGAACCCCCTACTAATGCCACTAAGAGCATCCGAGATGCTTGTACTAAGCATATGGATGACTCCACAGAG CTAAAGGAAATGTTCCAGCAACAAGCTAGGCAACAACGCTTTGAAACTGTCAGAGCGTTACACGCATGCAAGATGACAGAGGGGACATCT AGGCTTGGATCTTCCATTGGTCCTGAGTTGGCAATAGACTTGATCCCCAACTCACTACCAAAGTCATATGACCAGTTCGTCTTGAACTACAATATGAGCAATTTGGAGAAATCTATCTCAGAGTTGCATTTAATGCTTAAGACTGCCGAGAAGAATATTCCATCCAAAACCTCTAAAGTCCTCATGATTCGGGAAGGAAAAATCAAGAAGCCACAAGCCAAAGGCAAAGGTAAAGGCAAACCTAAGAGTCAGGGCAACTACAAAGGCAAAAAGTTTATCCCAAAGGATTCTGTCAAGAAGAAAGAAAAACCTGCCAAAGATGCCACTTGTTTCCATTGTGGAGAAATTGGTCATTGGAAGCGAAACTGCCCGACTTATCTTGCAGAGCTGAAGAAGACAAAGGCTAGCAATGCTAGCACCTCAGGTATCTATATGATAGAACTATTTGTTTTCTCTAGTAATTCATGGgtatttgatactggttgtggaactcacatttgtaatAATGTGCAGGGACTAAGAAAGATTAAGAAGCTGAAACCAGGCGATTTGGTATTACATGTTGGCAACGGAGCACATGTTGCGGTCGTAGCAATAGGCACTTATGAACTTTTATTACCAAATGACat GAagatgacaaaggcacctttctcCAGTTCCGGAGAAAGAGCAAAGGATCTTTTGGGACTTATACATTTCGAT GCATTTGAAACATTCAAAGTGTTTCAAAATGAGGTTCAAAATCAGCTAGGCAAAACGATAAAGGTTCTTCGATCGGATCGAGGAG aacttgaagaaattcaagaatcacaaaatatCACACCTGAGGTTGGCACTAGCTATCAACAAATTGTTGAAGAACCTGAACAATTGGTTGCTCAAGAACCTGAAgtaacacaagacattcgtagatctagtagacctCGTCATAGTCCCCAAAGATATGACGACATTTTCTTAGTGGATGAAAGTGAGCCCACTAACTACAAAGATGCTACATTAGATCCTGAATTTAAGAAATGGAATGAAGCCATGAATGAAGAGATGCAGTCCATGTATGACAACGAAGTATGGGACTTAGTTGATCTACCTCCTGATAGCAAGGCTGTTGGgagcaaatggattttcaagaagaaaacctatATGGACGGAAATGTACATACATTTAAGGCAAGACTAGTGGCGAAAGGCTTCACTCAAACTCATGGTGTTGATTATGACGAAACTTTCTCTCCAGTAGCCATGCTAAAATCAATTAGAATACTCATCGCCATAGCCGCatattatgactatgagatatggcaaatggatgtcaaaaccccATTCCTTAATGGATACTTAAGTGAAGATGTCTATATGGAACAACCAGAAGGTTTTGtaaatcctaagtatcctaataaagtGTGTAAGCTTAAAAGAGCCATTTACAGATTAAAGCAAGCATCTAGAAGCTGGAATCTTCGTTTTGACGAGAAAATAAAAGAGTTTGATTTTATCCAAAATGAAGATGATATATGTGTTTACAAAAGGGCTAGTGGGAGCATAGTAGTATTTTTAAtcttatatgtagatgatatactacttattggaaatgacatcccAACTTTACAAAAGGTAAAGTCTTGGCTTGGGAAGTGTTTTCAAATGAAAGATCTTGGCGATGCTGCTTATATTCTAGGAATAAAAATTCATAGAGATAGATCAAAGCGGCTAATCGGCTTGAGCCAAAGTGCATATATTGAAAAGATTCTAAAATGA